The following proteins are co-located in the uncultured Propionivibrio sp. genome:
- a CDS encoding AAA family ATPase: MLSISAFGPFVVTWNGKALVRPLRGRMAALLAYLAAEQGSHRRAALISLFWPEAELSAARLNLRQTLFQLRALLKEATGVDFIDAGRDVVGFAPACPVRMTALEFGTPLPVCSKHDPILCADCFARLSELARYYVGPFLADMVLPECPDFEEWMLYKRDSLHRRALDLLMRLSDCQEQRGDRRAALASALRYVELEPWSEAGHLRAMRLYAQDGRCEAALAQYETCRRELERELGVAPCAELQRFAEGLCVDGLERTVSTADRRQVTVLYCEISAAEVEDPEDVLAVSSGLQARCADIIRRHAGHIAQAYSGGLLAYFGYPLAQENASVLAVRVARMLAAEARPELSVRVGGHSGLVVTAPESQRPDAIGATSGVAIRLRELAEAGDVVVSAETRRRTAGYFLFAKIGRRRLRGSPEPMEAFKVLGETGARHRLAAAERLSPFTGRTSELATLLGTWLQARRGKCNAALISGEAGIGKSRLVDALKQRLGESSGIVRELRCLAETKRSPLQPVTALLAELCGFLEEDDIATRLAKLDMFLTACVPGLAERSRSSIALVMGLANEDGPAPAAASDRSLQVALELLADVFCSLATRQPMLLVVEDMHWADESTVDLIRSLVERQASVPMFVLLTARPQWQPAWPGLNLMPLVPLGDAEVRALIETIRGDVEPGQLARIVACAEGVPLFAEELAAIEIGAGESFELPVNLQDLLMARLDSLGPARNLAQLAATAGREIKMAMLADLSGLAPQSLSEDIDCLRRSGLVQEMADGRLRFKHALVRDAAYRSQTRAVRQAAHRRVAEVLERRGKSAWQNAPEVLAQHWSEADEAIRAVPLWLAAGRRAASCFAHREAIAHFEAGTTLLVKLPESTERNRWELGLLLGLAQSEQVVWGYGRGRSAKLQADAEALLDRGGSGADLFSAVWGMWEGAGSRVDHREAVRLARRLVAIAESERAPALFAQGHYALGNSLFWYGDFTESRCQLEIALATLPAAEGAMLLRDNYGSIVAVGIHVYLSWVIWLQGDTELGEVHSAEALAIARASGDAYSLAFALTFAATLQRWQGNIKATLRLAEEGRTVASNCASAVFEAAMGMTCGWAAAMQGDVSAVTVIERSVNAIHTAMSAVVVPLLAPFAEVLLHRGEFTKALPILDEALVQVEAKQDRHYLAELHRMKGVCLLAQEQREAALVSFEAALAVAREQRAVAFERRALAMIVAD, from the coding sequence ATGCTCTCAATCTCCGCTTTCGGGCCGTTCGTCGTTACCTGGAATGGCAAGGCGCTTGTGCGGCCTCTGCGGGGCAGGATGGCGGCGCTGCTCGCCTACCTTGCGGCGGAGCAGGGTTCGCATCGGCGCGCGGCCCTGATCAGTCTGTTCTGGCCAGAAGCTGAGCTGTCCGCAGCACGCCTCAATCTGCGCCAGACCCTTTTCCAGTTGCGCGCCCTGTTGAAGGAGGCAACCGGGGTCGATTTCATCGACGCCGGTCGCGACGTCGTCGGTTTTGCGCCCGCCTGTCCCGTTCGGATGACGGCGCTGGAGTTCGGCACGCCGTTGCCCGTCTGCTCCAAACACGACCCGATCCTATGTGCCGATTGCTTTGCCCGCCTGAGCGAATTGGCGCGCTATTACGTCGGGCCCTTTCTGGCCGACATGGTATTGCCAGAATGTCCGGATTTTGAGGAGTGGATGCTTTACAAGCGCGACTCACTGCACCGCCGCGCCCTCGATTTGCTGATGCGCCTCTCCGATTGCCAAGAGCAGCGCGGCGACCGGCGCGCCGCGCTGGCCAGTGCCCTGCGCTACGTTGAACTGGAGCCCTGGAGCGAGGCGGGGCATCTGCGCGCGATGCGCCTGTATGCACAGGACGGCAGGTGCGAGGCGGCACTGGCGCAATATGAGACGTGCCGCCGTGAATTGGAGCGCGAACTCGGTGTGGCGCCCTGCGCGGAATTGCAGCGATTCGCTGAGGGCCTTTGCGTCGATGGCCTGGAGCGGACAGTCTCGACGGCAGACCGGCGGCAAGTTACGGTGCTCTATTGCGAGATCAGCGCCGCCGAAGTCGAGGACCCAGAGGATGTGCTGGCTGTATCGAGCGGTCTGCAGGCGCGGTGCGCGGACATCATCCGCCGTCATGCCGGGCATATCGCGCAGGCATACAGCGGCGGTTTGCTGGCTTACTTCGGCTATCCACTGGCTCAGGAGAACGCCTCCGTTCTTGCAGTGCGCGTTGCGCGGATGCTGGCCGCCGAGGCCAGACCGGAACTGTCTGTGCGCGTCGGCGGGCACAGCGGCCTAGTCGTGACTGCGCCAGAATCACAGAGGCCCGATGCGATCGGTGCCACGTCGGGGGTCGCCATTCGTCTGCGTGAACTGGCCGAAGCCGGTGACGTGGTCGTTAGCGCCGAGACACGACGGCGGACGGCCGGATACTTCCTGTTCGCGAAGATCGGCAGGCGACGTCTGCGGGGTTCGCCGGAGCCGATGGAGGCCTTCAAGGTACTCGGCGAGACCGGGGCGCGACATCGACTTGCCGCTGCCGAGCGGCTTTCGCCCTTCACAGGGCGTACTTCGGAGTTGGCGACCTTGCTCGGAACCTGGTTGCAGGCGAGGCGCGGCAAGTGCAATGCGGCGCTCATTTCGGGCGAGGCGGGCATCGGCAAATCGCGTCTGGTCGATGCGTTGAAGCAGAGGCTCGGTGAAAGTTCGGGCATCGTGCGAGAACTGCGCTGTCTTGCCGAGACGAAGCGCTCCCCGCTACAGCCTGTTACGGCGCTTTTGGCCGAGCTTTGCGGTTTCCTTGAAGAAGACGATATAGCGACACGCTTGGCGAAACTCGATATGTTCCTGACTGCATGTGTGCCGGGCTTGGCAGAGCGCAGTCGGTCATCAATCGCGCTGGTGATGGGGCTGGCAAACGAGGATGGCCCCGCGCCGGCAGCGGCATCCGATCGATCGTTGCAGGTTGCGCTCGAATTGCTGGCAGACGTCTTCTGCTCGTTGGCGACCCGACAGCCGATGCTGTTGGTGGTCGAGGACATGCATTGGGCGGACGAGTCAACGGTCGATCTGATACGCTCGCTCGTGGAGCGCCAAGCATCCGTGCCCATGTTTGTCTTGCTCACGGCGCGGCCGCAATGGCAGCCGGCTTGGCCGGGCCTCAACCTTATGCCGCTGGTACCGCTGGGTGACGCCGAGGTGCGTGCCCTGATCGAAACAATACGCGGCGATGTTGAGCCCGGGCAACTGGCGCGCATCGTCGCTTGCGCCGAAGGCGTGCCGCTGTTCGCGGAGGAACTCGCGGCGATAGAAATAGGCGCCGGTGAGTCATTCGAATTACCGGTGAATTTGCAGGATTTGCTCATGGCACGACTCGATTCGCTTGGCCCTGCTCGCAACCTGGCGCAACTGGCGGCCACGGCGGGCCGCGAGATCAAGATGGCGATGCTCGCCGATCTGTCCGGGCTGGCACCGCAGTCGTTGTCGGAGGACATCGATTGCCTTCGCCGTTCTGGGCTCGTGCAAGAGATGGCCGATGGTCGTCTGCGGTTCAAGCATGCGCTGGTAAGGGATGCCGCCTATCGATCGCAGACACGGGCGGTGCGCCAGGCAGCACACCGGCGTGTGGCGGAAGTGCTGGAACGCAGGGGGAAATCCGCTTGGCAGAATGCGCCCGAGGTGTTGGCACAGCACTGGAGCGAGGCGGATGAGGCGATCCGCGCGGTTCCTCTGTGGCTCGCCGCGGGCCGCCGTGCGGCGTCCTGCTTCGCTCACCGCGAAGCGATCGCACATTTCGAAGCGGGCACGACGCTGCTTGTGAAACTACCGGAGAGCACGGAAAGAAATCGCTGGGAACTCGGGCTGCTACTTGGGTTGGCACAGTCGGAACAAGTTGTCTGGGGTTATGGCCGAGGCCGCTCGGCCAAGCTGCAGGCCGATGCAGAAGCGTTGCTCGACCGTGGTGGCAGTGGAGCAGACTTGTTCAGCGCCGTATGGGGGATGTGGGAAGGGGCCGGATCGCGCGTCGATCACCGCGAGGCGGTGCGGCTGGCAAGGCGCCTTGTCGCCATTGCCGAAAGCGAGCGAGCGCCGGCTTTGTTTGCGCAGGGACACTATGCGCTGGGTAACAGCCTATTCTGGTACGGTGATTTCACCGAGTCGCGCTGCCAGCTCGAGATCGCATTGGCGACATTGCCTGCCGCTGAAGGGGCGATGCTGTTGCGCGACAACTACGGGAGCATCGTCGCGGTCGGTATTCACGTCTATCTCTCCTGGGTGATTTGGCTGCAAGGCGATACAGAGCTTGGAGAAGTGCACAGCGCCGAAGCGCTGGCGATTGCGCGCGCTTCCGGTGATGCCTACAGCCTAGCGTTTGCGCTGACGTTTGCGGCAACACTGCAACGCTGGCAAGGCAATATCAAGGCAACTCTGCGACTGGCCGAAGAAGGTCGCACCGTGGCGTCGAACTGTGCGTCGGCTGTATTCGAGGCTGCCATGGGCATGACCTGTGGCTGGGCGGCAGCGATGCAGGGGGATGTTTCTGCGGTAACTGTGATAGAGCGGAGCGTCAATGCGATACACACGGCAATGAGCGCCGTGGTCGTGCCGCTCCTCGCACCTTTTGCCGAAGTACTACTGCACCGCGGCGAGTTCACCAAGGCGCTGCCGATTCTGGATGAGGCGCTGGTGCAAGTCGAGGCCAAGCAGGATCGTCATTACCTCGCGGAGCTACACCGCATGAAGGGGGTGTGCCTGCTGGCACAAGAACAGCGGGAAGCGGCGCTCGTGAGTTTCGAGGCGGCGCTGGCGGTTGCGCGTGAGCAGAGGGCAGTCGCTTTCGAGCGACGGGCGTTGGCAATGATCGTGGCAGACTGA
- a CDS encoding helix-turn-helix domain-containing GNAT family N-acetyltransferase, translating into MSSPDFQSSNDAILKLREQSRKLVRELGFMRPSIADSDLSPSAVHAIIEIGHCPGIQARDLAKILRLDKSNTSRQVARLESQGLVFREIASSDARSSNLFLTETARKLLSRIDVFATNQVSNALSRLAPDDQKSLIHCMSLYADALAEHNPNEQRASPATDDRIHQGYIAGCIGDIASLHARYYAKSSGFGVFFENKVATELADFAQRLPASDKEIWLYVEDERSLASVVVDGDATTNVAHLRWFIVDESLRGTGIGRRLLNTAMKYIDGRFDETFLWTFGGLDAARHLYESVGFVLAEEAAGKQWGSTVIEQRFVRESHRG; encoded by the coding sequence ATGTCCTCACCTGATTTTCAGTCTAGCAACGATGCTATCCTCAAGCTGCGCGAGCAATCCCGCAAACTGGTTCGTGAACTAGGATTCATGCGGCCGTCGATAGCAGACAGCGATCTTTCTCCGTCGGCGGTGCACGCAATTATTGAGATTGGGCACTGCCCCGGTATTCAGGCACGCGACTTGGCGAAGATTCTTCGTCTGGACAAATCAAACACAAGTCGGCAGGTTGCGAGACTTGAATCACAGGGATTGGTCTTCCGTGAAATTGCAAGCAGCGATGCTCGTTCGTCAAACTTGTTTCTGACAGAGACCGCCAGGAAGCTACTAAGCCGAATTGACGTCTTTGCGACAAACCAGGTCTCAAATGCTCTTAGCCGTCTAGCGCCCGACGATCAGAAATCATTGATTCATTGCATGTCGCTATACGCGGATGCGCTTGCTGAGCACAACCCAAATGAACAACGAGCGTCGCCAGCGACAGATGATCGGATTCACCAGGGATATATAGCGGGTTGCATTGGTGACATTGCTAGCCTGCACGCACGATATTATGCAAAATCGTCCGGATTCGGAGTGTTCTTCGAGAACAAGGTTGCAACAGAACTCGCTGATTTTGCGCAGAGGTTGCCGGCCAGTGATAAGGAAATCTGGCTCTACGTCGAAGACGAGCGATCTCTGGCGTCTGTAGTCGTCGATGGCGATGCAACAACCAACGTCGCACATCTACGCTGGTTCATTGTTGACGAGAGCTTGCGGGGAACCGGCATTGGACGTCGCTTGCTCAATACTGCGATGAAGTACATCGACGGGCGGTTCGATGAAACTTTCCTTTGGACTTTTGGCGGACTGGATGCCGCCCGCCATCTTTATGAATCAGTTGGCTTTGTCCTTGCCGAAGAGGCCGCTGGAAAACAATGGGGTTCAACAGTGATTGAGCAACGATTCGTACGGGAATCGCATCGCGGCTGA